Part of the Imperialibacter roseus genome, CAGATAGGCACCGCCCGCCAGCATGGAGCCGCCTGGTTCCAGATGGATGTAGTACCCGGCCCTTGTATGGATTTCAGACCTTTTAGCTGCCGCCGTCACATGGGCACCAAAGTGAGTTTTGTAGGGTGATTTGTCTTTGGAAAAGCGCACATCCCGGTAAATGCGGAAGACACAATCTTTGGCTTTGTGGTGGCCTATTGTGGGATCAAACTCAACGATTTTTGCAATAAGGGCATCGATGAAAACTTCGAATTCAGCTTTTGCGGCTTCATACCTCTTCTTGTTTTCTGTGAACCACTCCCGGTTATTGTTGTCTTTGAGTTCTTTTAGGAATTGAAAAGTGGATTTGGATATCCCTGGCATAGCGATCAGCATGGTTAGACGAATGGTTCTGATACATAAATCTAATCAAAGCTTTCAAAAGACAGAACTCACTTAAGCTTTATTCTAGTTAGTGTTCTTGACCTTTAGTGCCCGGTAGTAGTCTCTTATATTGAACGAGACAGGTAGCACCATTCTCACAAACACTGGTTGTCCGCTTTGCTTGCCGGGAGTCCATTTAGGCCCCTCTTTTATGAGCCTGATTGCCTCTTCGTTGCAGGTCTTGCACAGCCCACGCTGCACCTTGATGGCATCAATGCTGCCGTCTTTGTTAACTACAAACTGCAGGAATACCTTACCTTCTTTCTTCTGCTGAAGTGCGTCGGGCGGGTAGTTCATGTTTTGCTCCAGGTAGGTAGTGTAATTTTTCATGCCACCTACAGGCTCCGGGTTTTTGTCAACTATAGAATACACTTTCAGATCCACACCACCTTCCATTACCTGTTCGCCCCATTCGCCCAAACTCGCCTCGTACACCTTTTTTGAGGCTTGCATCAGCGAATCCTTTTTTGCGGGTTCGGGCGTTTCTCTGGAAAGGCTTTCCAGACTTTTGCTTACTGCATAGTAGAGCTGGTTGTTGGTAAAGTAGTTGTTGGAGACAATGGAATCGAACATGGCGACTACCTGCTGCCATTTGCCTTGCTTGAAGGAGGTGACAACCGTATCGATGTGTTCCAGGGCCGGGCCGGGATTGGAGCCGTTGGAACCCGGCGACGAGGCTCCTGCTGTCTGGCCAAAAGCCAACGAGGGTATCCATAGCACGAGTGCTAAAAAGGTCATTTTCAACATTAATTACAAAGATAAAAGAATGAGTCAACTAAAGCATAGCCTTAAGCTTACAGGGGGAAGAATGCCAGCCGGGGTTGGTTTTCAGATATGGTTGAACATGTTTAAAAAATTGGCTCCCAGCTTTTACGTGATGAAAACCAGAAGGTTTTAAAAAGAATAAAAACTTTTTATGGAAAATCACCAGTCGTTGAACTCCTTGTTCCCATAGTCCAGTGCCAGCTTCATGTATTTTTTCACCTCGTCGTTGATGTCGTCTTTATGCATCAGCCGTAGGTAGTGCTGATAAATCTCGCTGCCGGGTACTTCGCCGATGCGATGGAAGCAAAGGTTGTCCTCGTATTTTCTGGGCAGGGTAAGGGCTACATCAATAAACTCTTTGCCCACTCGTGGTATGTACCCAAACCTTAGTTTCGCACCAAAACCAATCTGGGTTTTGGCAGGATGCACCTCAAAGTCGCCAATTTGCTTGTACTGATCAATGAAGTAGTAAAACAGCTCTACTATTTCCGGCCTTCGTCTTTCCAGAAAGCTCTCCAGCGTGCGGTCGTTGCAGGAGTGGTACTGGTTTTCCCTGGAGAAGCTATTGTTACATAAGGGGCAAGTCCACATTTCCATTAGCAGCTAAGACTTCTTTAAGAACTTTGTTAGTAACACCAGTTGCTGGCCGTTCACTTTGCCTTCGATTTGCTCAGCATTGTCGGCGACCAGCAAAATGTTGCGGACAGCCGTCCCACGTTTGGCTGTAAAGCCGCCGCCTTTTACATCCAGGTCTTTTACGAGCACCACTGTGTCGCCATTGGCCAGGGTCATGCCGTTGCTGTCTTTGTGGACAATGACAGCCTCACCATCTTGAAGAAGGGTGCTTTGTGCCCATTTTAGTTCCTCCTCGTCCAGATACATCATGTCAAGCAGGTCCTGTGGCCAGCCTTCAGCTCTTAGACCATGAAGGATTCGATAAGCTTGTACCTTTACGGCTGGCACCTCGCTCCAGATGGTGTCGTTCAGGCACCGCCA contains:
- a CDS encoding DUF2461 domain-containing protein, with protein sequence MPGISKSTFQFLKELKDNNNREWFTENKKRYEAAKAEFEVFIDALIAKIVEFDPTIGHHKAKDCVFRIYRDVRFSKDKSPYKTHFGAHVTAAAKRSEIHTRAGYYIHLEPGGSMLAGGAYLPEKDWLKSIRQEIDYNGAELHKILDSKDFKSTFGQIEGESLKTTPKGYDADHPEIALLRQKSFLATHKPSDSQVVADGFLDHAAKVFKVLHPFDEFLNKSKE
- a CDS encoding PhnA domain-containing protein — encoded protein: MSVASELEARSESKCELCQATENLSVYLVSPGENETLDNSILVCGKCQAQLNESEPADPNHWRCLNDTIWSEVPAVKVQAYRILHGLRAEGWPQDLLDMMYLDEEELKWAQSTLLQDGEAVIVHKDSNGMTLANGDTVVLVKDLDVKGGGFTAKRGTAVRNILLVADNAEQIEGKVNGQQLVLLTKFLKKS
- a CDS encoding energy transducer TonB, whose product is MTFLALVLWIPSLAFGQTAGASSPGSNGSNPGPALEHIDTVVTSFKQGKWQQVVAMFDSIVSNNYFTNNQLYYAVSKSLESLSRETPEPAKKDSLMQASKKVYEASLGEWGEQVMEGGVDLKVYSIVDKNPEPVGGMKNYTTYLEQNMNYPPDALQQKKEGKVFLQFVVNKDGSIDAIKVQRGLCKTCNEEAIRLIKEGPKWTPGKQSGQPVFVRMVLPVSFNIRDYYRALKVKNTN
- a CDS encoding DUF5655 domain-containing protein; protein product: MWTCPLCNNSFSRENQYHSCNDRTLESFLERRRPEIVELFYYFIDQYKQIGDFEVHPAKTQIGFGAKLRFGYIPRVGKEFIDVALTLPRKYEDNLCFHRIGEVPGSEIYQHYLRLMHKDDINDEVKKYMKLALDYGNKEFNDW